The Streptomyces sp. 11x1 genomic sequence AGTGCCTGGCGTGGCGCTGTTCTGCCGTTCCAGGGGGGAGCCACCGTGCTCGTACTGTCGATTCTGCTGATCCTCGCCGCTGTGGTGTTGTACATCGTGGCCCGGGCGCGCGCCTCGTCCCCGTTGCGCCTGGGTGCCATAGCCGCGCTGGCCGGGGGCGCGTTCTTCGGGATTGCCAGCTGCGTGTACGTCGTCAGCGCCTACGAGGTCGGCGTCCCGGTGCTGTTCGGCAAGGTGGGTACGCCGATGACCTCCGGCATGCACCTGAAGGCGCCGTTCACGGATGTCACGTCCTTCTCCACCCGCCCGGTGGACCTCAACCTCTCCGACAAGGACGTCGTCGAGGTGCGCTCCTCGCAGGGCGGAGTGATGTATGTGGAGGTGACCGTGAAGTGGGCGGTGACCCCGGCCAAGGCGGTGGAGCTGTACCGGCTCGCTGGGAACGAGACCGCCATCCAGCAGCGGCTGGTCTATCCGGACAGCCGGGAGATCATCCGCAATGTCTTCGCCCGGTACACCAGCGAGCAGGGTTACGCCTCGGACAGGGAGAAGATCAACGCGGAACTCGGTGAGCTGATCAAGGAGCGGCTCGCACCGCGCGGTATCGACGTCACCGCCGTGAACCTGCGCAATGTGAAGCCCTCCGAGCAGCTCCAGCAGCAGATCGACCGCAAGATCCAGCAGAAGGAGGCCACCGAGCGGGCCGTCGAGGCGACCCGTACGGCGGAGGAAGAGTCCAAGCGGCGCAAGATCGAGGCAGAGGGTATCGCCAGGGCCAACAAGATCCTCAGCGACTCGCTGTCCGACAAGGTCCTGATGAACCAGTGCATCGAGGCCTTCAAAGAGGCCGCGAAGAAGAACCCGGTCTACGCCGTGCCCTGCGGCTCCGGCAGCGGTAACCCGCTGATCGTGGACGGCACCGGCCGGAACTGACCCCAGCGGCCCGGGGCGGAGAAGGGGCCTTGCTGTCTCGGCACGGAGAACAGGGTCTGCTCAGCTCAGTGATGGCGGTGCCCTGGCGTCGGCGACGGTGACGACGTGCCGTCACGTTCCCCGGGCTCGGCGCCTGTGGATGCCGTCGCGTCGCCGGATGCCGCGAGTACATCGACGATGAAGACGATGGTGGACTTCGCCGGGATGCCCTTGTGGGCTGAGACTCCGTAGGCCAGCCCCGGCGGAATCACCACGAGCATCCTGCTTCCTACGCTCGTCCGGACCAACGCTTGGTCCAGTCCCTCGATGAGGTTGCCGCGGCCGATGACTACGGTGGAAGGGCCCTGCGACCAGGAGGGATCGAAGAGGGTGGCCTGCTCTTTTCCACGGTTGGCAGCCCATACCGCGCCGGCGCGGCGGATCACGATCGTCTGACCGGTCTTGACACGAGGGCCGGAGCCTTCCACCAGGGTCTGGGAGACCAGGCGCGTGGGCGGCGCGGTGTCCGGCACGGCGATCGTTGCCGCTGAGCGCTCGGCTCGCACCTGGGGCAGCCCGTCAGGCAGGGCTCGTTGTTGTCCCTGGACGGTGGAGTCAGCGGCGATGATCTTCACGATGTCGACGGCGAACACGACGGTGTCGGTGCCCCGGACACCGAGCCGGGCGTTGCCCGCCACGCCGTAGGCAGCGGCCGGCGGGGCGACCACCAGCACTCTGCTGCCGGCCTGCTGCCCTTCGACGGCGCGATCCAGTGCGGGGAGCACGGCGCCCTGACCGACGGGGAAGACACTGGGTGTGCCGCCCTTGCCGTAGGTGCCGGGCAGCGAGGTGCCGCGCTTCCAGGTCTTGGCGGCGTAGTCGACGATCACGATGTCGTTGCTGCGGGCCTTCCGGCCCTGGCCCGCCAGCATGGTGGTGATGACGAACTTCCCGCTGGGCTGCGCTTTCGGGATGGTGATCGTCGGCTTCCGGCCGAACTTCCCGGACACGGTGGGCAGCACGGCATCCGTTGCCGCTATGGCAGGCACCGCCTGCCGGGAGACGGACACGGTCGGCACCGGCATCGGCCGGTGACTCCTCTCACCGGGCGCGGGCGAAGACTCCGAACCGCTGCATCCTGCCAACAGCACCACGGAGGCGAAGAGCAGACCTGAAAGACGCCGCATATTTTCTGATTCTCCTGACTGATCGATATCGCTGCCGTCTGCGGCCGCCCGCACGGGAGGCTGTCTCTTGGCAGACGGAGGCGGTCATCCCGCGTTTCCGCCCGTACAGGGAGCACCCGGCTCAGGGGTCTGCTCGCCCTGCACGTACTTGGTGAAGAACTGCGCGACTCTCGGATCCGCCGCCTCCTCTGCCGACAGCTGGTGACCCCAGGCGGTCAGCGTGATGCGTGACGACTGCTTCTTGTACGGGCTCATGAAGGTGTACGGCGTCTTGGAGACGCGGTCGGCCAGGGCCTTGATGTCAGCGCCGGTGGCCGTGTCGTTGTAGGTGACCCAGACCGCGCCGTGCTCCAGCGAACTTGAGCAGACCCCTATGAGATTCCACCCCCGACGTCGGAACACGCGCGTGTCCGTCACGGCTTGCCCACCTGGTTCTGCTTGTTCCGCTTGATCTCCTTCAGACCCTGGTAGCCGAAAAAAGACAGCCCAGCCGCCAGCACGATCTGCGCGGCACCCCAGACAATGAAAAATGGTACGGAGCTGCGCAGATCATCAATTCCGTCAGCCGCCATAAATGGAATGAATGGAGCCAGATACACGAATTTCTTCCGATCCACGGTAGCGCCTCCTCAAGCTGACTCTCCGACTTGCCACAATGATTACCCTGCCGGTGACCCCGGCGATATTCACTCCCCGTACGGCCCTCAGCGAATTACTCCTAGCCTGCTCAGCCCCTCGGGGAGACTTTTCAGACGACAGGCATGCAGGAGGCCTCACGGCGAAAGCGTGATCGCCTTGGCGTGACAAATCCCAAGGAAACTGGTGAGGCCCACCAAGAAGTCCCGGCGGGCCTCACACGTGGATGGATACTTTCTACCGGTCGCCGCTCACGGCTTGCTCTCTCTGTTCTCTTTGCGCCGCCGAACTCGTTGCGCAACGAGGATCAAGACAAGCGCGAACGAGAGAGCGTTCACACCAGCGAGAACCACATCGCCTTCTCG encodes the following:
- a CDS encoding prohibitin family protein, with translation MLVLSILLILAAVVLYIVARARASSPLRLGAIAALAGGAFFGIASCVYVVSAYEVGVPVLFGKVGTPMTSGMHLKAPFTDVTSFSTRPVDLNLSDKDVVEVRSSQGGVMYVEVTVKWAVTPAKAVELYRLAGNETAIQQRLVYPDSREIIRNVFARYTSEQGYASDREKINAELGELIKERLAPRGIDVTAVNLRNVKPSEQLQQQIDRKIQQKEATERAVEATRTAEEESKRRKIEAEGIARANKILSDSLSDKVLMNQCIEAFKEAAKKNPVYAVPCGSGSGNPLIVDGTGRN
- a CDS encoding FKBP-type peptidyl-prolyl cis-trans isomerase; this translates as MRAAADGSDIDQSGESENMRRLSGLLFASVVLLAGCSGSESSPAPGERSHRPMPVPTVSVSRQAVPAIAATDAVLPTVSGKFGRKPTITIPKAQPSGKFVITTMLAGQGRKARSNDIVIVDYAAKTWKRGTSLPGTYGKGGTPSVFPVGQGAVLPALDRAVEGQQAGSRVLVVAPPAAAYGVAGNARLGVRGTDTVVFAVDIVKIIAADSTVQGQQRALPDGLPQVRAERSAATIAVPDTAPPTRLVSQTLVEGSGPRVKTGQTIVIRRAGAVWAANRGKEQATLFDPSWSQGPSTVVIGRGNLIEGLDQALVRTSVGSRMLVVIPPGLAYGVSAHKGIPAKSTIVFIVDVLAASGDATASTGAEPGERDGTSSPSPTPGHRHH